One part of the Bradyrhizobium sp. CB1650 genome encodes these proteins:
- a CDS encoding ABC transporter ATP-binding protein: protein MTTLNASAVCGGYATADFIVKGVDLTVAPRDLAVIIGPNGAGKSTFLKLLAGLLPKRTGDVSIDGTALTAGDAHAACERGISFVPQERNVFGSLSVQENLEMGGYLLRAGLKSRIEEQLSRFPMLRARLRDRAGNLSGGQRQVLAMAVALMTNPSVLLLDEPTAGLSPAAAKEIFVLIRDLAASGLAILMVEQNALLALEYGTRGVVLVAGKKVRDDAAASVIQDDEIRHLFLGRAAPAAVHRH from the coding sequence ATGACGACGCTGAACGCGAGCGCTGTTTGCGGCGGCTACGCGACCGCCGATTTTATCGTGAAGGGCGTGGATCTCACGGTGGCGCCCAGGGATCTTGCCGTCATCATCGGCCCCAACGGCGCCGGCAAGTCGACTTTCCTGAAGCTGCTCGCTGGCCTTCTGCCGAAGCGGACGGGCGACGTCTCGATCGACGGGACCGCTCTTACCGCCGGCGACGCTCATGCGGCCTGCGAACGTGGCATCAGCTTCGTGCCGCAGGAGCGGAATGTATTCGGAAGTCTCTCGGTCCAGGAGAACCTGGAGATGGGCGGTTATCTGCTGCGAGCCGGGCTGAAGAGCCGGATCGAAGAGCAGTTGAGCCGCTTTCCGATGCTTCGCGCACGGCTCCGCGACAGAGCGGGCAATCTGTCCGGCGGCCAGCGCCAGGTGCTGGCAATGGCGGTCGCCCTGATGACCAACCCAAGCGTCCTGCTCCTGGACGAGCCGACGGCGGGTCTCTCGCCCGCAGCCGCGAAAGAAATCTTCGTGCTGATCCGCGATCTCGCTGCGAGCGGTCTGGCGATCCTCATGGTCGAGCAGAACGCGCTGTTGGCGCTGGAATATGGCACGCGCGGTGTCGTGCTCGTCGCCGGCAAGAAGGTCCGCGACGATGCGGCTGCCTCCGTGATCCAGGACGACGAGATCAGGCACCTGTTTCTGGGACGGGCCGCTCCAGCGGCCGTGCACCGGCATTGA
- a CDS encoding ATP-binding cassette domain-containing protein, giving the protein MTATASLLEVNDIRASFGGIRALDGASFSVEEGTITGLIGPNGAGKTTIFNCISGLVDSFSGAVRFNGADISRARPEVVSRSGLVRSFQLARGCPLMTVFEHLMLYGPRQGGEGVFRALASPGVVRRQEEELRERSYAVAKRLRLDHVLDNLVTDLSGGQKKLLEIGRVLLAEPTMVLLDEPMAGVNPTFVGEIAEQLAAIGASGVTILLIEHEMELIERLCDDIIVMAEGKFLTRGSFDEVTADRSVQECYLGVQLQ; this is encoded by the coding sequence ATGACGGCAACAGCGTCGTTGCTTGAGGTGAACGATATCAGGGCGAGTTTCGGCGGCATCCGCGCTCTCGATGGCGCGAGCTTCTCCGTCGAAGAAGGAACCATCACCGGTCTGATCGGCCCCAACGGCGCGGGCAAGACGACCATCTTCAATTGCATCTCCGGTCTCGTCGACAGCTTCTCGGGCGCCGTGCGCTTCAACGGTGCCGATATCTCCCGCGCGCGTCCCGAAGTCGTTTCCCGATCCGGTCTGGTGCGCTCGTTTCAACTTGCGCGCGGGTGCCCGCTCATGACGGTGTTCGAGCATCTCATGCTATATGGGCCGCGTCAGGGGGGCGAGGGCGTGTTCCGAGCTCTGGCGAGCCCCGGTGTTGTCCGCCGGCAAGAAGAAGAGTTGCGTGAGCGCTCCTATGCGGTCGCAAAGCGTCTCCGGCTAGACCATGTGCTCGATAATCTTGTTACCGACTTGTCTGGAGGCCAGAAGAAGCTGCTGGAAATCGGGCGGGTGCTCCTTGCGGAGCCCACGATGGTCCTGCTCGACGAGCCGATGGCCGGGGTCAATCCCACATTCGTCGGCGAGATCGCCGAGCAGCTTGCGGCGATCGGAGCGTCTGGCGTCACCATTCTGCTGATCGAGCATGAGATGGAACTCATCGAGCGGCTCTGCGACGACATCATTGTCATGGCTGAAGGAAAGTTCTTGACGAGGGGCAGCTTCGACGAAGTGACGGCCGATCGTAGCGTGCAGGAATGCTATCTCGGAGTTCAACTGCAATGA
- a CDS encoding helix-turn-helix transcriptional regulator, with protein sequence MRSASADTDYRRAFQDAPVGQAIASNRVISACNKAFAEIFGGKPNEFNGTTFERLYPSHTHFESAGLRVGALLSKERVFSDDRVMRRLDGELFWVHVRGFTYTPKDPHRNTLWVFTELSSRQAKSDTIRGSLTPRERDIAALLIEGKTGKEAALSLGISPRTVDIYKTRLLRKYSVTNTPDLVQRLLTG encoded by the coding sequence ATGAGAAGCGCGTCCGCCGATACCGACTACCGCCGCGCGTTTCAGGACGCGCCCGTCGGCCAAGCCATCGCCAGCAACCGTGTGATCAGCGCGTGCAACAAGGCGTTCGCCGAAATCTTCGGCGGAAAGCCGAACGAGTTCAACGGAACGACCTTCGAGCGGCTTTATCCGAGCCATACGCATTTCGAAAGCGCGGGTTTACGCGTCGGCGCGCTGCTCTCGAAGGAACGCGTGTTCTCGGACGACCGTGTCATGCGCCGTCTCGACGGCGAACTGTTTTGGGTTCACGTTCGCGGATTCACCTACACGCCCAAGGACCCGCATCGAAACACGTTGTGGGTGTTCACTGAACTGTCCAGCCGACAGGCGAAGAGTGACACGATCCGCGGATCGCTGACGCCGAGGGAGCGAGACATTGCAGCCTTGCTGATCGAAGGAAAGACGGGAAAGGAAGCGGCGCTTTCACTCGGTATCAGTCCGAGAACGGTCGACATCTACAAAACACGCCTGCTGCGCAAATACAGCGTGACGAACACGCCGGACCTTGTTCAAAGACTGCTGACTGGCTAG
- a CDS encoding GAF domain-containing protein: MLEAGKPVVSNTLELVRQRFPDHQAISSLGCGAVLNVPVTDARQTLGSINLLDEAGRFDRQQALIVRPFAALLALAWSAEIPEAKAGGAGSTSGGLPMDS, encoded by the coding sequence ATGCTCGAGGCCGGCAAGCCCGTGGTCTCCAACACTCTGGAACTCGTCCGGCAGCGCTTTCCGGATCACCAGGCAATCTCTTCGCTCGGCTGCGGAGCCGTGCTGAACGTTCCGGTTACGGATGCCAGGCAAACGCTGGGCAGCATCAACCTTTTGGACGAAGCCGGCCGTTTCGATCGGCAGCAGGCGCTGATTGTCCGACCCTTTGCGGCGCTCTTGGCGCTGGCCTGGTCTGCCGAGATCCCGGAAGCGAAAGCAGGCGGTGCCGGATCGACCTCGGGCGGATTGCCTATGGACTCCTAG